In Osmia bicornis bicornis chromosome 10, iOsmBic2.1, whole genome shotgun sequence, one genomic interval encodes:
- the LOC114879948 gene encoding mitotic spindle assembly checkpoint protein MAD2B, producing the protein MSEDKIVCNDILLEFLEVAFNHILFFRNLYPKEIFTKKKIYSITVYVSEHPELNEYLKNVLNAIRELIKEDENSVKAVYLVFYNKNKQPIEKFVFDLVKLQANSTEKDPYYLKTEEALRTICLKLSMCEAYLKPLPEDSTFSIEIKTYETAHVALNENPYCEDFPWIIDEDALEMTEKTLLPLKTIKTDCLNLQMYVLESQNSKVEDQ; encoded by the exons ATGTCTGAAGATAAAATAG tttGCAATGATATTCTATTGGAGTTTCTGGAAGTAGCATTCAATCACATCTTATTCTTTAGAAATTTATATCCCAAGGAAATCTTtacgaagaagaaaatatatagTATCACAGTATACGTATCTGAGCATCCAGAACTTAATGAATACTTGAAAAATGTTCTAAATGCAATAAgagaattaataaaagaagatgAAAACAGTGTAAAGGCAGTGTACCTTgttttttataacaaaaataagCAACCAATCGAGAAGTTTGTTTTTGATCTTGTTAAATTGCAAGCAAATAGCACAGa GAAAGATCCATATTACTTGAAAACAGAAGAAGCTCTCAGAACAATCTGTTTAAAGCTTTCTATGTGTGAGGCATATTTAAAACCATTACCAGAAGATTCAACCTTTTccattgaaataaaaacatatgAAACTGCACATGTAGCTCTAAATGAAAATCCATATTGCGAAGATTTCCCATGGATTATTGACGAAGACGCTCTTGAAATGACTGAGAAAACTTTACTTCCATTGAAAACTATTAAAACAGATTGCTTAAATTTACAGATGTATGTTTTGGAAAGTCAAAATAGTAAAGTTGAAGATCAATAA